The following coding sequences are from one Rathayibacter sp. VKM Ac-2760 window:
- a CDS encoding hemolysin family protein produces MDLDTLLNIGLVVLFVLIGGVFAGTEMAIVSLRESQVRAIEAGSERGRRIAELVRNPNTFLSAVQIGVTLAGFFSSAYGASTIAPDLVPPLESLGLSNGAASTVALILMTLVIAYLSLVLGELVPKRLAMQKSVAFTRVLAPPLNALARAMRPIIWLLSVSTDAVVRLLGADPREKGESVSADEVRDMISSNTEIAEDSRQLLADVFRADDRRVAEVMRPRPDVDFLRGDLPVAEGYAEVLGRPHSRYPVVGENRDDVLGFVHVRDLMAAFPEAERHGTASSVADITRPILAVPGTTKVLAALRTMRQDGHQIAVVIDEYGGTDGIITLEDLLEELVGEIYDEYDGARQDVDAKAGEQLQDLDGGMILEDLEELLGIELPEGPYETVGGYVLDRIGRVAVVGDTLVVGDHVLRVAETDRYRISRVTLTPQPASQPAAADEDRL; encoded by the coding sequence GTGGATCTCGACACCCTCCTCAACATCGGCCTCGTCGTGCTGTTCGTGCTCATCGGCGGCGTGTTCGCCGGGACCGAGATGGCGATCGTCAGCCTCCGCGAGAGCCAGGTGCGCGCGATCGAGGCCGGCAGCGAGCGCGGCCGTCGCATCGCCGAGCTGGTGCGCAATCCCAACACCTTCCTCTCGGCGGTGCAGATCGGAGTGACGCTCGCCGGCTTCTTCTCCTCGGCCTACGGCGCCTCGACGATCGCGCCCGACCTGGTGCCGCCGCTCGAGTCGCTCGGCCTCTCGAACGGCGCGGCCTCGACCGTCGCGCTGATCCTGATGACCCTCGTCATCGCCTACCTCTCGCTCGTGCTCGGCGAGCTGGTGCCCAAGCGCCTCGCGATGCAGAAGTCCGTCGCCTTCACCCGGGTGCTCGCCCCGCCGCTGAACGCGCTCGCGCGAGCGATGCGCCCGATCATCTGGCTGCTGTCGGTCTCGACCGACGCCGTGGTGCGCCTGCTCGGTGCGGATCCGCGCGAGAAGGGCGAGAGCGTCTCGGCCGACGAGGTGCGCGACATGATCTCGAGCAACACCGAGATCGCGGAGGACAGCCGCCAGCTGCTCGCCGACGTCTTCCGCGCCGACGACCGGCGGGTCGCCGAGGTGATGCGCCCGCGGCCGGACGTCGACTTCCTCCGCGGCGATCTGCCCGTCGCCGAGGGCTACGCCGAGGTGCTCGGCCGGCCGCACTCGCGCTACCCGGTCGTCGGCGAGAACCGCGACGACGTCCTCGGCTTCGTGCACGTGCGTGATCTGATGGCCGCGTTCCCGGAGGCGGAGCGGCACGGCACCGCGAGCAGCGTCGCCGACATCACCCGCCCGATCCTCGCCGTGCCCGGCACGACGAAGGTGCTCGCCGCGCTGCGCACGATGCGGCAGGACGGCCACCAGATCGCCGTCGTCATCGACGAGTACGGCGGAACCGACGGCATCATCACCCTCGAGGACCTGCTCGAGGAGCTCGTCGGCGAGATCTACGACGAGTACGACGGCGCCCGCCAGGACGTCGACGCGAAGGCCGGCGAGCAGCTGCAGGATCTCGACGGCGGCATGATCCTGGAGGACCTGGAGGAGCTGCTCGGCATCGAGCTGCCCGAGGGCCCCTACGAGACGGTCGGCGGCTACGTGCTCGACCGGATCGGCCGCGTCGCCGTCGTCGGCGACACGCTCGTCGTCGGCGACCACGTGCTCCGGGTCGCCGAGACGGACCGCTACCGGATCTCGCGGGTCACCCTGACCCCGCAGCCGGCGTCGCAGCCCGCCGCGGCCGACGAGGACCGGCTCTAG
- a CDS encoding RbsD/FucU family protein, with protein sequence MLTTTLLHPEILHALARAGHGSRILIADGNYPVGTTLGKSSALVHLNLRPDTLTVDEILEALLTAIVVEEATVMTPAPGLDVPAQDAFRATLAGVPFTSVERHAFYAEARTDDVALTIASGDRRIYANLILTIGVRPADA encoded by the coding sequence ATGCTGACCACGACCCTCCTGCACCCCGAGATCCTGCACGCCCTCGCCCGCGCGGGCCACGGCTCGCGCATCCTGATCGCCGACGGCAACTACCCCGTCGGCACGACGCTCGGGAAGAGCTCCGCGCTCGTGCACCTCAACCTGCGGCCCGACACCCTCACCGTCGACGAGATCCTCGAGGCGCTGCTGACCGCGATCGTCGTCGAGGAGGCGACCGTGATGACCCCCGCGCCCGGCCTCGACGTGCCCGCGCAGGACGCGTTCCGCGCCACGCTCGCGGGCGTGCCCTTCACCTCGGTCGAGCGCCACGCCTTCTACGCCGAGGCGCGCACCGACGACGTCGCCCTCACCATCGCCAGCGGTGACCGCCGCATCTACGCGAACCTCATCCTGACGATCGGCGTGCGCCCCGCGGACGCCTGA
- a CDS encoding LacI family DNA-binding transcriptional regulator yields MATYKDLQRLTGLSLSTISKHYNGLPVRPENAAAIEAAAERLGFRVNGFARGLRSRRSRTVGVLLPALDNEFHLSIIAGLERALRGEGIGVLVGVSLPEPGAAVRLLLEKMVDGIVAVPTAGDVAALRDASEQGTPVVTLDWVDDALVTDRVVLDNRAAGASAARLLADHGHRAVAVLGGDPSVSTTRDRTAGFADELAARGLAAPAVEHGPLTVESGVAAMERILARAERPTAVFASNRELTVGALTALGDSGLRIPADLSLVGFDTVELARVVRPRLTIVAQPTEEIAAEAAALIRRRLDGAAEPPETRILPSRLLAGASVHHLHP; encoded by the coding sequence ATGGCGACGTACAAGGATCTGCAGCGCCTGACCGGCCTGTCGCTCTCGACGATCTCGAAGCACTACAACGGCCTGCCCGTGCGGCCCGAGAACGCGGCGGCGATCGAGGCGGCGGCCGAGCGGCTCGGCTTCCGGGTCAACGGCTTCGCCCGCGGGCTGCGCTCGCGCCGGTCCCGCACGGTCGGCGTGCTGCTGCCCGCGCTCGACAACGAGTTCCACCTCTCGATCATCGCCGGGCTCGAGCGGGCGCTGCGCGGCGAGGGCATCGGCGTGCTCGTCGGCGTCAGCCTGCCCGAGCCGGGCGCAGCCGTGCGGCTGCTGCTCGAGAAGATGGTCGACGGGATCGTCGCGGTGCCGACCGCGGGCGACGTCGCCGCCCTCCGCGACGCCTCCGAGCAGGGCACACCCGTGGTCACCCTCGACTGGGTCGACGACGCGCTCGTGACGGACCGCGTCGTGCTCGACAACCGCGCGGCCGGAGCCTCCGCCGCCCGCCTCCTCGCCGACCACGGCCACCGCGCCGTCGCGGTGCTCGGCGGCGACCCCTCCGTCTCGACCACCCGCGACCGCACCGCCGGCTTCGCCGACGAGCTCGCCGCCCGCGGGCTGGCCGCGCCCGCGGTCGAGCACGGGCCGCTGACCGTCGAGAGCGGCGTCGCGGCGATGGAGCGGATCCTCGCCCGCGCCGAGCGGCCGACCGCCGTCTTCGCGAGCAACCGCGAGCTGACGGTGGGCGCGCTGACCGCGCTCGGCGACTCCGGCCTGCGCATCCCGGCCGATCTCTCGCTCGTCGGCTTCGACACGGTCGAGCTCGCGCGCGTCGTGCGGCCGCGGCTCACCATCGTGGCGCAGCCCACCGAGGAGATCGCCGCCGAGGCCGCCGCCCTGATCCGCCGCCGCCTCGACGGAGCCGCCGAGCCGCCCGAGACCCGCATCCTGCCGAGCCGGCTGCTCGCCGGCGCCTCCGTCCACCACCTCCACCCCTAG
- a CDS encoding aldo/keto reductase — MDAAVTAADTAADTRTAAPPAFRTLASGRRIPAIGAGTFGSDRYDAETVGLAVEQSLRAGFRLLDCATVYGNEPRVGRAIAASGVPRDELFVMSKIWNDAHEPEAAVASVERSLADLGLDVLDAVFVHWPFPNHHPPHAETDARDPEARPYEHAAFLRTWAALESLVDRGLVSHLGTSNVTIPKLERILADVRIAPALNEMELHPCFQQPELFRYCLDHDIQPIGYSPLGSPSRPERDRVEGDLVDIEHPAVQAVARARGVHPVVVCLAWAVNRGQIPIPFAVKPEQIEANLAAASLALTAAEQESLRGAERNNRLIKGQVFLWPGSTDWLDLWDADGTVPGWDSYGSPAL, encoded by the coding sequence ATGGACGCCGCCGTCACCGCCGCCGACACCGCCGCCGACACCCGCACCGCCGCCCCGCCCGCGTTCCGCACGCTCGCGAGCGGCCGCCGCATCCCCGCGATCGGCGCCGGCACCTTCGGCTCCGACCGCTACGACGCGGAGACCGTCGGCCTGGCCGTCGAGCAGTCGTTGCGCGCCGGCTTCCGCCTGCTCGACTGCGCCACCGTCTACGGCAACGAGCCACGCGTCGGCCGGGCCATCGCCGCCTCCGGAGTCCCCCGGGACGAGCTCTTCGTGATGTCGAAGATCTGGAACGACGCGCACGAGCCCGAGGCGGCCGTCGCCTCCGTCGAGCGCTCGCTCGCCGACCTCGGCCTCGACGTGCTCGACGCCGTCTTCGTGCACTGGCCCTTCCCCAACCACCACCCGCCGCACGCCGAGACCGACGCCCGCGACCCCGAGGCCCGCCCCTACGAGCACGCCGCGTTCCTGCGCACCTGGGCGGCGCTCGAGTCGCTCGTCGACCGCGGCCTGGTCAGCCACCTCGGCACCTCCAACGTCACGATCCCGAAGCTCGAGCGGATCCTCGCCGATGTCCGCATCGCGCCCGCACTCAACGAGATGGAGCTGCACCCCTGCTTCCAGCAGCCGGAGCTGTTCCGCTACTGCCTCGACCACGACATCCAGCCGATCGGCTACTCGCCCCTGGGCTCACCGTCGCGCCCCGAGCGCGACCGGGTCGAGGGCGACCTCGTCGACATCGAGCACCCCGCTGTGCAGGCCGTCGCCCGCGCGCGCGGCGTGCACCCCGTCGTCGTCTGCCTCGCCTGGGCCGTCAACCGCGGGCAGATCCCGATCCCGTTCGCGGTGAAGCCGGAGCAGATCGAGGCCAACCTCGCCGCCGCCTCCCTCGCCCTGACCGCCGCCGAGCAGGAGTCGCTGCGCGGCGCCGAGCGCAACAACCGGCTGATCAAGGGCCAGGTCTTCCTCTGGCCGGGCAGCACCGACTGGCTCGACCTCTGGGACGCCGACGGCACCGTCCCCGGCTGGGACAGCTACGGCTCGCCCGCGCTCTGA
- a CDS encoding alpha-amylase family protein, whose translation MRVTDTSDLWWRSAVYYNLDVKTFMDWDDDGVGDLEGLAHRIDYLAELGVSCLWLAPFYTSPGRDNGYDISDFFGVDERYGHHGDVVEVIRTAHDRGMRVIVDLVVNHTSDQHPWFQAARSSPDSPYRDYYVWRDEPPADEPANVFPDAEDGVWFHDEQAGQYYLHNFYRHQPDLNTDNPAVRDEIAKLVGFWLQLGVDGFRVDAVPFLIEPGAPDEHEWLRLLRRFVTRRSGEAMMLGEVDVTREEQLAFFGGEDADELSMQFDFIGNQYLYLALAREDATPLAEAIASRPAISTGSQWANFARNHDELNLSQLSDGEREEVFAAFAPEEAQRIHGRGIVRRLPPMLDGDPRRLRMVYSLLFSLPGAPVLYYGEEIGMGENADIPDRSGVRTPMQWTSAANAGFSRADAGDLIAAVTEGGFGPEHVNAADQLKDPDSLLAHLKGLAWLYRRSPEIGWGEYTHLPSDQSCVFAHRMSASTGTTVAVHNFASSPRTVALTLPGSAPGSRLVDSLGGESQPIGDDGAVSIGIDGYGARWFRVVTDESRRLV comes from the coding sequence ATGAGGGTCACCGACACCAGCGACCTGTGGTGGCGCTCCGCCGTCTACTACAACCTCGACGTCAAGACCTTCATGGACTGGGACGACGATGGGGTCGGCGACCTCGAGGGACTCGCGCACCGGATCGACTACCTCGCCGAGCTCGGCGTCAGCTGCCTCTGGCTCGCGCCGTTCTACACGTCGCCCGGCCGGGACAACGGCTACGACATCAGCGACTTCTTCGGGGTCGACGAGCGCTACGGCCACCACGGCGACGTCGTCGAGGTGATCCGCACCGCGCACGACCGCGGGATGCGCGTCATCGTCGACCTGGTCGTCAACCACACCAGCGACCAGCACCCGTGGTTCCAGGCGGCGCGCTCCTCCCCCGACAGCCCGTACCGCGACTACTACGTCTGGCGCGACGAGCCGCCGGCGGACGAGCCGGCCAACGTCTTCCCGGACGCGGAGGACGGCGTCTGGTTCCACGACGAGCAGGCCGGCCAGTACTACCTGCACAACTTCTACCGGCACCAGCCCGACCTCAACACCGACAATCCCGCGGTCCGCGACGAGATCGCCAAGCTCGTCGGCTTCTGGCTGCAGCTCGGGGTCGACGGCTTCCGCGTCGACGCGGTGCCGTTCCTGATCGAGCCGGGCGCGCCCGACGAGCACGAGTGGCTGCGGCTGCTGCGCCGCTTCGTCACCCGCCGCTCGGGCGAGGCGATGATGCTCGGCGAGGTCGACGTCACCCGCGAGGAGCAGCTCGCCTTCTTCGGCGGCGAGGACGCGGACGAGCTGTCGATGCAGTTCGACTTCATCGGCAACCAGTACCTCTACCTCGCCCTCGCCCGGGAGGACGCGACGCCGCTCGCCGAGGCGATCGCGAGCAGGCCGGCGATCTCGACCGGCAGCCAGTGGGCCAACTTCGCCCGCAACCACGACGAGCTGAATCTCTCGCAGCTGAGCGACGGCGAGCGCGAGGAGGTCTTCGCCGCATTCGCCCCGGAGGAGGCGCAGCGGATCCACGGGCGCGGCATCGTCCGCCGCCTCCCGCCGATGCTCGACGGCGACCCGCGGCGCCTCCGCATGGTCTACAGCCTGCTGTTCTCGCTGCCGGGCGCGCCGGTGCTCTACTACGGCGAGGAGATCGGGATGGGCGAGAACGCCGACATCCCGGACCGCAGCGGCGTCCGCACGCCGATGCAGTGGACCTCCGCCGCGAACGCCGGCTTCTCGCGAGCCGACGCCGGCGATCTGATCGCCGCCGTCACCGAGGGCGGCTTCGGGCCGGAGCACGTCAACGCCGCCGACCAGCTCAAGGACCCGGACTCGCTCCTCGCGCACCTCAAGGGCCTCGCCTGGCTGTACCGCCGCTCGCCCGAGATCGGCTGGGGCGAGTACACCCACCTGCCGTCCGATCAGTCCTGCGTCTTCGCGCACCGGATGTCCGCGTCGACCGGCACGACCGTCGCCGTGCACAACTTCGCCTCCAGCCCGCGGACCGTCGCGCTGACCCTGCCCGGCTCGGCGCCCGGATCGCGGCTGGTCGACTCGCTCGGCGGCGAGTCGCAGCCGATCGGGGACGACGGCGCGGTGAGCATCGGCATCGACGGCTACGGCGCCCGCTGGTTCCGCGTGGTGACGGACGAGTCGCGCCGCCTGGTCTGA
- a CDS encoding ChaB family protein has translation MPAKEEIPSTIERSDEHAQALWSAAHDSAVDSYGEGERAHRTAFAALKHEYEKVGDHWERKAESGPSDDRAAERGPDGPGDTAGGVDANATKAHLLDLAKRLDVRGRSRMTKAELVDALQRANARETRRARA, from the coding sequence ATGCCCGCCAAGGAGGAGATCCCGTCGACGATCGAGCGGTCGGACGAGCACGCGCAGGCGCTGTGGTCGGCCGCGCACGACTCGGCCGTCGACAGCTACGGCGAGGGTGAGCGCGCGCACCGCACTGCCTTCGCCGCGCTGAAGCACGAGTACGAGAAGGTCGGCGACCACTGGGAGCGCAAGGCCGAGAGCGGCCCCTCCGACGACCGCGCCGCCGAACGCGGCCCGGACGGCCCCGGCGACACGGCCGGCGGAGTCGACGCGAACGCCACGAAGGCGCACCTGCTCGACCTCGCCAAGCGCCTCGACGTCCGCGGCCGCTCCCGCATGACCAAGGCCGAGCTCGTCGACGCCCTCCAGCGCGCCAACGCCCGCGAGACCCGCCGCGCCCGCGCCTGA
- a CDS encoding D-arabinono-1,4-lactone oxidase — MTQRSNWAGTYEYRAADILEPESIDEVQTLVRGSERVRALGTRHSFNALPDTPGTLLHLGRIASDPVIDAEASTVTVGGATRYGIVASHLHSNGYALHNMGSLPHISVAGAISTGTHGSGDRNANLSSAVSALELVTADGSLRTIRRGEPGFEGVVVGLGAFGIVTRVTLDIQPTFDVRQDAFVDLPWDRVLDDFDAITSSAYSVSLMTHWSSPTVEQLWLKTKVEQCSVADVDATHLGAVAASASLFAVSEGVDSNLNPFGGSVGPWSERLPHFRLDREPSAGDEIQSEYMVPRENIREALVALRAIGERIDEVLLITELRTMAGDDQWLSPASGRDSVGIHFTFKKDRAGVDAVLPAVEGALLPLGARPHWGKHFLATAADIAPLYPHLDEWRTLRSAWDPEARFASPFVQDRLLG; from the coding sequence ATGACGCAACGGAGCAACTGGGCGGGCACCTACGAGTACCGCGCCGCCGACATCCTCGAGCCGGAGTCGATCGACGAGGTGCAGACCCTCGTCCGCGGGAGCGAGCGGGTCCGCGCGCTCGGCACCCGCCACTCCTTCAACGCCCTCCCCGACACCCCGGGGACGCTGCTGCACCTCGGCCGCATCGCCTCCGATCCGGTGATCGACGCCGAGGCGAGCACGGTCACGGTCGGCGGCGCCACCCGCTACGGCATCGTCGCCTCGCACCTGCACAGCAACGGCTACGCCCTGCACAACATGGGCTCGCTGCCGCACATCTCGGTGGCCGGCGCGATCTCGACCGGCACGCACGGCTCGGGCGACCGCAACGCCAACCTCTCCTCCGCCGTCTCGGCGCTCGAGCTGGTCACGGCCGACGGGTCGCTGCGCACGATCCGCCGCGGCGAGCCCGGCTTCGAGGGCGTCGTCGTCGGCCTCGGCGCCTTCGGCATCGTCACCCGGGTGACCCTCGACATCCAGCCGACCTTCGACGTCCGGCAGGACGCCTTCGTCGACCTGCCCTGGGACCGCGTGCTCGACGACTTCGACGCGATCACCTCCTCCGCCTACAGCGTCAGCCTGATGACGCACTGGTCGAGCCCCACCGTCGAGCAGCTCTGGCTGAAGACCAAGGTCGAGCAGTGCTCGGTCGCCGACGTCGACGCGACGCACCTCGGCGCCGTCGCCGCCTCGGCCTCGCTGTTCGCCGTCTCGGAGGGCGTCGACTCGAACCTCAACCCGTTCGGCGGCTCCGTCGGACCGTGGTCGGAGCGGCTGCCGCACTTCCGCCTCGACCGCGAGCCGAGCGCCGGCGACGAGATCCAGAGCGAGTACATGGTGCCGCGCGAGAACATCCGCGAGGCCCTCGTCGCCCTGCGCGCGATCGGCGAGCGGATCGACGAGGTCCTGCTGATCACCGAGCTGCGCACCATGGCCGGCGACGACCAGTGGCTCTCCCCCGCGTCCGGTCGCGACAGCGTCGGCATCCACTTCACCTTCAAGAAGGACCGCGCCGGCGTCGACGCCGTGCTGCCCGCCGTCGAGGGCGCGCTGCTCCCGCTCGGCGCCCGCCCGCACTGGGGCAAGCACTTCCTCGCGACCGCCGCCGACATCGCCCCGCTCTACCCGCACCTCGACGAGTGGCGCACCCTCCGCTCCGCCTGGGACCCCGAGGCCCGCTTCGCGAGCCCCTTCGTCCAGGACCGCCTCCTCGGCTGA
- a CDS encoding SDR family NAD(P)-dependent oxidoreductase, giving the protein MTTTLITGANKSLGLETARRLIEAGHTVHAGMRDPAKGDAARALGAQVVQLDVTDQASVDAALASLPALDVLVNNAGILGTSFGVDDLSAEAMASVLETNVVGIVRVTQAALPLLRRSAAPVIVNVSSGVGWPRALVTPGRDEFGVPAIPYAASKAAVITLTVQYAKNLPEFRINASDPGYTATDFNGHGGHQTVTEGTDATVALALLGPVGPTGEFHDRHGRIEY; this is encoded by the coding sequence ATGACAACGACACTGATCACCGGGGCCAACAAGAGCCTCGGCCTCGAGACCGCCCGCCGCCTGATCGAGGCCGGCCACACCGTCCACGCCGGGATGCGCGACCCCGCGAAGGGCGACGCCGCCCGGGCGCTCGGCGCGCAGGTCGTGCAGCTCGACGTGACGGACCAGGCGAGCGTCGACGCGGCCCTCGCCTCCCTCCCCGCCCTCGACGTCCTGGTCAACAACGCCGGGATCCTCGGCACCTCCTTCGGCGTCGACGACCTGTCGGCGGAGGCGATGGCGAGCGTCCTCGAGACGAACGTCGTCGGCATCGTCCGGGTCACCCAGGCCGCGCTGCCGCTGCTGCGCCGCTCGGCCGCGCCCGTGATCGTGAACGTCTCCTCCGGCGTCGGCTGGCCGCGCGCGCTGGTCACCCCCGGCCGCGACGAGTTCGGCGTGCCCGCGATCCCCTACGCCGCCTCGAAGGCCGCGGTGATCACCCTGACCGTGCAGTACGCGAAGAACCTGCCGGAGTTCCGGATCAACGCGAGCGACCCCGGCTACACCGCGACCGACTTCAACGGCCACGGCGGCCACCAGACCGTCACCGAGGGCACCGACGCGACCGTCGCGCTCGCCCTGCTCGGCCCCGTCGGGCCGACCGGCGAGTTCCACGACCGGCACGGACGCATCGAGTACTGA